In Lentibacillus amyloliquefaciens, one DNA window encodes the following:
- the fumC gene encoding class II fumarate hydratase, with amino-acid sequence MDYRIEKDTLGEMKVPADKYWGAQTQRSKQNFPIGGEKMPIEVIRAFAILKKSAAKANSELGLLDKQKADAIGYAADQIVEGNLDDHFPLVVWQTGSGTQSNMNVNEVIAYVGTKWLKENGIDVALHPNDDVNKSQSSNDTYPTAMHIAFVLKLEDHVLPAVKTLKDTMGEKVEAFQEVVKIGRTHLQDATPLTLGQEISGWHRMLEKSETMISESIDYVRDLAIGGTAVGTGLNAHPDFSEAVTKAVAEETGKTFKSAPNKFHALTSHDDTVHVHGALKGLAADLMKIANDVRWLASGPRSGIGEITIPANEPGSSIMPGKVNPTQPEAVTMAATQVMGNDAAIGFAASQGNFELNVFKPVIAYNFLQSCQLLADAMLSFDERCMQGLEPDLEKIEQYLRDSLMLVTALNPHIGYENAAKIAKKAFNDNSTLKEAAVELDLLTEDEFEKYVNPKDMTYPK; translated from the coding sequence GTGGATTACCGGATAGAAAAAGATACACTGGGAGAAATGAAAGTGCCGGCAGATAAGTATTGGGGAGCCCAGACACAGCGAAGTAAGCAAAACTTCCCTATTGGCGGCGAAAAAATGCCGATTGAAGTCATTCGGGCATTTGCCATTCTTAAAAAAAGTGCTGCGAAAGCAAATAGCGAACTGGGTTTACTTGACAAACAAAAAGCAGATGCGATTGGTTATGCTGCCGATCAGATTGTGGAAGGAAATCTCGATGATCATTTTCCGTTGGTTGTATGGCAAACAGGAAGCGGCACCCAATCCAATATGAACGTGAACGAGGTCATTGCTTATGTTGGAACAAAATGGCTGAAAGAGAATGGCATTGATGTGGCCCTTCATCCGAATGATGACGTCAATAAATCGCAAAGCTCCAACGACACTTATCCGACAGCGATGCATATAGCTTTTGTTTTGAAGCTGGAAGATCATGTTTTGCCTGCTGTGAAAACACTGAAAGACACGATGGGCGAGAAGGTTGAGGCATTTCAGGAAGTGGTTAAAATTGGCAGAACGCATTTGCAGGACGCCACGCCTTTAACGCTGGGACAGGAAATTAGCGGCTGGCATCGCATGCTGGAAAAATCAGAAACGATGATTTCTGAAAGTATCGACTATGTAAGAGATTTGGCTATCGGTGGAACCGCTGTTGGGACAGGGCTAAATGCACATCCTGATTTTTCGGAGGCTGTGACGAAAGCTGTCGCTGAGGAAACCGGCAAAACATTTAAATCCGCTCCGAATAAATTTCATGCATTAACAAGCCATGATGACACAGTTCATGTTCATGGCGCTTTAAAGGGACTGGCTGCAGATTTAATGAAAATTGCCAATGATGTACGCTGGCTGGCAAGCGGACCACGTTCAGGCATTGGTGAGATTACAATTCCGGCAAATGAACCCGGAAGCTCGATCATGCCTGGTAAAGTCAATCCGACACAGCCTGAAGCAGTTACGATGGCAGCGACACAAGTGATGGGAAATGATGCGGCAATCGGATTTGCAGCAAGTCAGGGTAATTTTGAGCTAAACGTATTTAAACCGGTTATTGCTTATAACTTTCTGCAATCCTGTCAACTTCTGGCAGATGCTATGCTGTCATTTGATGAGCGGTGTATGCAGGGACTTGAGCCGGATCTGGAAAAAATCGAACAGTATTTGCGCGATTCATTAATGCTGGTAACCGCTTTGAATCCGCACATCGGCTATGAAAATGCAGCCAAAATTGCTAAGAAGGCATTTAATGATAATTCGACATTGAAAGAAGCTGCTGTCGAACTTGACTTGCTTACTGAAGATGAATTCGAAAAATACGTCAATCCAAAAGATATGACCTATCCAAAATAA
- a CDS encoding alpha/beta-type small acid-soluble spore protein codes for MANNNSNQLVVPGAEQALNQMKTEIASEFGVNLSADTTSRANGSVGGEITKRLVQSAQSQFSGQ; via the coding sequence ATGGCTAATAACAATTCAAATCAGCTGGTCGTTCCTGGCGCTGAACAAGCTTTGAATCAAATGAAAACTGAGATTGCCTCAGAGTTTGGTGTCAACCTTAGTGCTGATACGACTTCTCGTGCAAACGGTTCTGTTGGCGGTGAGATTACCAAGCGTCTGGTTCAGTCAGCTCAATCTCAATTTAGTGGACAATAA
- a CDS encoding ABC transporter ATP-binding protein, producing MAEMRLEQIKKNYDKNVTAVNNFNLEIEDKEFIVFVGPSGCGKSTTLRMIAGLEEITDGSLYINDQRMNDIAPKDRDIAMVFQNYALYPHMNVYDNMAFGLKLRKFKKDEIDKRVQNAANILGLEDYLNRKPKALSGGQRQRVALGRAIVRDAKVFLMDEPLSNLDAKLRVQMRAEIQKLHQRLQTTTIYVTHDQTEAMTMATRLVVMKDGIIQQVGVPKDVYDQPENMFVAGFIGAPSMNFLNGTIKDGYFVSEETTIKIPEGKMKTLRNQGYMDKEIVLGIRPEDIHDEPAFIEASPDTKISATIDVAELMGAESYLYSNFNEQDFIARVDARSDIRGGDKIDLAFDMNKALFFDSETEERIR from the coding sequence ATGGCTGAAATGCGATTGGAACAAATCAAAAAGAACTATGATAAAAACGTTACGGCTGTAAATAATTTTAATCTTGAGATTGAGGATAAGGAATTCATTGTGTTTGTCGGCCCATCCGGCTGCGGCAAATCCACCACATTAAGAATGATTGCCGGTCTGGAAGAAATAACCGACGGATCATTATACATTAACGATCAGCGAATGAATGATATCGCACCAAAAGACCGTGATATCGCCATGGTTTTCCAAAACTACGCTTTATATCCGCATATGAACGTTTATGACAACATGGCTTTCGGTTTAAAGCTCAGGAAATTTAAAAAAGACGAGATTGATAAAAGAGTCCAGAACGCCGCTAACATTCTGGGCCTGGAAGATTATCTAAACCGTAAACCAAAGGCATTATCAGGCGGACAGCGCCAGCGTGTGGCTCTTGGCCGGGCAATTGTCCGTGATGCGAAAGTATTCCTGATGGACGAACCACTGTCCAATCTGGATGCAAAGCTCCGTGTACAAATGCGTGCGGAAATTCAAAAGCTGCACCAGCGTCTTCAAACGACAACGATTTATGTAACTCACGACCAGACAGAAGCCATGACAATGGCCACTCGACTCGTTGTTATGAAAGATGGCATTATTCAACAGGTAGGCGTGCCAAAAGACGTTTATGACCAGCCGGAAAATATGTTTGTTGCCGGTTTCATCGGTGCCCCGTCAATGAATTTTCTTAACGGCACAATTAAGGATGGATACTTTGTCAGTGAAGAGACGACTATAAAGATTCCTGAGGGCAAAATGAAAACACTTCGTAACCAGGGATATATGGATAAAGAGATTGTGCTGGGCATCCGGCCTGAGGATATCCATGATGAACCGGCATTCATTGAAGCAAGCCCGGACACAAAAATTTCAGCCACCATTGATGTAGCTGAGTTGATGGGAGCCGAATCATATTTATACTCAAATTTCAATGAACAGGACTTCATAGCACGGGTTGACGCCCGGTCAGATATTCGTGGCGGGGACAAAATCGATCTTGCCTTTGACATGAACAAAGCTCTTTTCTTTGATAGTGAAACCGAAGAACGCATTCGATAA